The segment CTGCTTTTGCAACCTGAACTCCATGTTCACCGATCCCTGCAGTTGCAACTCAACGGTTGAGCCTGCGAATTTCGTTACCTTAAACTTGCTTTGCTGTTCGCCATTATAAGAATTCACACTTGTTCCAAAATCAACAGAGATCATTTGGGATGCTTCGTCAAAAGTCCAGGTACCGTTTTTTGTATTGCCACTGGTTGATTCGGGTACATATTGAATAGTAGAACAGGGTTGCTTGATCAGGTTCACATATTTCGAATGCTTATAAGCTTCCACCCATTCAAACGAATTGGCATCTTTTAAAATAAGATCGTAAGCAGTCAATTGCGTCCACACCGTATCACGCATTACGATTGTTCTTCCACAATCGGAAGAGATTACTCCAACAATTGATCCTGCAGATTCATAGTAAGCGCAATTTATATCAGAGAGATAATATGACTGACCAACCCTGCTGTCGTTTACGCAATACAGCTCTTTTACATAAGTTGTTTTGCCGTAATTAAAATTGGTCCATACGCCTTGAGGATTCGATGAATCAGGCCCTTCTTTTGTGGCAACAAATTTCCACTTGCCTTTGAGATCGTTAAGCGTAACCTCCGGTTCATTTTCGCCGGATTTCTGACAGCCAATAAAGAGTGTGGTTAAAACAAATAGAACAGGAATACAATTTTTCATAAACGTTGTATGGATTGGATTGTAAGCTACAAATAATTTCATAATCTGAGGAACAGGTATGGCATACCTACAACTTCAACAGTCCCGCCTTATACAAATTGCTGATGGGTTTATTATCCCAGAACAATTCAAAATCTTCAAGTTCCTGCTGTTCATAATCATCTTTTATTTCCTGCATGCTCAACAGTTTCTCGTTCTGTACATTGATTTTTGGTAAGAGTTGCAGTAACCACTCTCCTTTTGCCGTGTCGGTATTGATGGTAATGTTTTCTTTTTTTGTAACAAAGGTGATTTGTAATACTTCCCAAGTGCTTCCCTTCTTTGATTTAGTGATCAATTCTGATTGCAGTACAGTTCCGAGGAATACCACTTTGGCTGCCGGTTTAAACAAGGGAATCTCATCATCGAGCAACACCTTTACAATGTGATCAGGTGCAACGGTGGTCTTTGGCACTTTCACATCAAACCATTTTTGCAAAGGATCATCCAGGCAAAGTCCCTGCATATAATTAAACAATGATTTCTTTAAACCAAAACTGAAACTTTCATGATCAGCACCCGTTTCATCAATATGCTCCACATCATTATCTGCAAATAAAATAGCTACTTCTTTTGCTTTCTTTACTTTGAAATGTTCCGGGTTCATACCAACCGGACTATGAGCTGTCATTGCAAATTGATGCCAGAATGCAGATTGCAATACCCCTGTCTTAAACATCTGCCGAACCATTTCTAACGAATCAATTGTTTCCTGTGCTGTTTGTGTTGGGAAACCATACATGAGATAAGCATGTACCATAATGCCTGCTTCGGTAAAATGTTTGTTCACTTTTGCTACCTGCGCCACAGTTACACCTTTACTGATAAGTTCCAGCAAACGATCACTTGCAACTTCCAGCCCGCCGCTTACTGCAATACAACCGCTTGCTTTTAAGAGTAGACAAAGATCACGTGTGAAACTTTTTTCAAAGCGCACATTCGTCCACCAGCTTACTACCAATTTTCGTTTAATGATCTCCAATGCCAATGAACGCATCAATGCAGGTGGTGCAGCTTCATCTACAAAATGAAAACCATTGTTACCTGTTTGTGCAATGATCTCTTCCATACGGTCGCACAAAAGTTTTGCAGCAATGGGTTCGTACAGTTTAATATAGTCAAGCGAAATATCACAGAAGGTACACTTGCCCCAATAGCAACCATGTGCCATCGTTAATTTATTCCAGCGGCCATCGCTCCACAAACTATGCATCGGGTTTACCACTTCAATTACTGAAATATAATCGTGTAACAGCAGATCAGTATAATCAGGTGTGCCAACTTCGGTTTGCTTATAGTCTTTACAGGAACTGTTGTTGATGTAAGTAACGATTCCATCCTGCAATAGAAATGTACGCTTCAATTGAGTTGCATCAATTTCTCCTGCGATAAATTTTAACAGTTGTTCGATGGGCGCTTCACCATCATCAAGCGTAATAAAATCGAAGAACTCAAATACACGTTCATCTTTTAAGGAACGCAGTTCTGTATTAGGGAAACCACCACCCATT is part of the Lacibacter sediminis genome and harbors:
- a CDS encoding B12-binding domain-containing radical SAM protein; protein product: MNATVFLFTPPFTQLNTPYPATAYLKGFLNTKGISSFQSDLGIEVTLQLFSKKGLSNVFSSIADEQNCSANAKRIIALKEEYIKSIDDVVLFLQGKNPTIAHLIASRNLLPEAGRFAELTDFHWAFGAMGLQDKAKHIATLYLEDLADLIKECVDEHFGFSRYAERLGRSANSFDELYAELQKPLTLVDELLIERLQKHIEKVQPKFVAVSVPFPGNLYAAFRSAQWIKANHPHIKVTMGGGFPNTELRSLKDERVFEFFDFITLDDGEAPIEQLLKFIAGEIDATQLKRTFLLQDGIVTYINNSSCKDYKQTEVGTPDYTDLLLHDYISVIEVVNPMHSLWSDGRWNKLTMAHGCYWGKCTFCDISLDYIKLYEPIAAKLLCDRMEEIIAQTGNNGFHFVDEAAPPALMRSLALEIIKRKLVVSWWTNVRFEKSFTRDLCLLLKASGCIAVSGGLEVASDRLLELISKGVTVAQVAKVNKHFTEAGIMVHAYLMYGFPTQTAQETIDSLEMVRQMFKTGVLQSAFWHQFAMTAHSPVGMNPEHFKVKKAKEVAILFADNDVEHIDETGADHESFSFGLKKSLFNYMQGLCLDDPLQKWFDVKVPKTTVAPDHIVKVLLDDEIPLFKPAAKVVFLGTVLQSELITKSKKGSTWEVLQITFVTKKENITINTDTAKGEWLLQLLPKINVQNEKLLSMQEIKDDYEQQELEDFELFWDNKPISNLYKAGLLKL